AAATGCTAAGACAGCAAAGTCAAGTGAAAACCATCTACTTATCTGCACATACCCTGCAAGCTGTTACATTAGCAGCTTTGTCTTGCCAGCAACCCCCGTTGTCATTCAGGCACTCATTAGTTTCCATTTCTGTATTGAAACAACTCAAGACTCAGCAGTCTGTATTCAACTAAATACAGAATAGTGGAAAATGTAGTTTATTGACTTACCATCACTAAGACAAACATTTGGCTCGGTAGTTTCCTCAAAGCCAGCACATATAGCTTTGAGGACAGCTTTCCTTTCAAGCTTTCCTGTTAGTTTTCCAGGTTAAAATTAGCCAGAGCAAATGCCAGGTTTAAGCCTTGCAACAGATTTTGTAGAACACCTACCTCGGTATTGCCGATTGTTCACAACAAGAGTAGGCAATATAGTAACATCTCCTCTTGATCCTTTCCCAATCTACGCAACATTGTAACTCATATCAAACACGAAGATATTAAAGCGGTATTAAAAGGTAATAAACATTCAAATATACTAGTTTACAGTACTTCAATTTACTGATAAATataacaataaccaacacatcaCAAGGTAAATTCACCTGTGCATCCTGCTCCATTTTAAGCAAGGGGTGGTCCGAATCAGCATTTGGATCTCCCATGCACTTGTCAACCTTCTTTACATCTAAACCTGTTTGAAATATAAAGCGGTACAAGTAAATTGAATTAGTGATGACATTTTTGTATAAATGTCGAGTGCTACATGCCATAACACGCAATGAACTATGTAAACACCTACAGTGATTCTAACGGTGATGAACAGGGGCCAGCAAGCAGACACCCGGCATATTTCAAACATCCAATTTAAGTACGTACAAGTAATTACTACAATCATGCTTATCATTATGCAAAGGAAAGTCTCAGAAACAAAAGAAGAACCAACCTAGTGATTTGATGACAGTTTCTGCACATTTCTTGTTATACTTTTTGTCCTTCATTGGGCACCTTATGTGAAAATCAGTTACATAATCCCACCAGATCCATGGTTTTTTGCTCTCTTTTGCAACTTGAAATACACAAAGCTGTCTCAGGTTCTCAACAACAACATCTTTTCCTTCATAACCAGTGCTGAAATCCTGCTCTGGATCAGGCGCACAGTACCTTCCATGGTTTATACACTGAGACTTGCATTGCTTACTAACAACAAATGCTTGAGGGCAGTACCAGGTGATATAATGGGGCGTGAACTGACTATAACCACCTTTCTCGAGTAGTTGAGCAGCTCCTTTAAATTccttaaggaaattcatcagcATATCACATTTAGGCCCACATTCGTCATTGCTGTTTGTCCACAACTCATACTCCACCCGATCATCTGGATGTGGAACAGCCTCCCTCCAGTCCAGATTCACATTTACCATTTCACCATCTTTAATAGCTTTTTTCAACTGTTCCCCGAATTTTTTATCAATCAGAGCAGAAGGAATGGTTATATTCTGTATATACTTTGCAGCCTCATCATCCTCCCGTGGCAAGTCCATAGTAATCAGTGGCTCGTCCTTGTCATCAACCACAAGGACCGCTGAGGCACCAGCATTTTGCGCATTCCAAACCTTCTTAGCAAATAGGCAATCTGGAAAAGATATAAGGGGAAAACATTAGTTTTTATGTCCAAGCTAACTGAGCAAGCAGCCACCAGATAAGACAGGATTAGAGATAACAGCCAAAGGATGACCTCCTGACTAATCAAGTGATGTGCATGCACATCAACAATCAAAATAGTAGATATCAAGATACAGGAAATCACCACGACCAGTTGCAACATCTGAAAAATGAAAAGATTCCATCACCCATTTCATAACCATCCATGATGATCGCAAATAACTACCAACCTATCTACTCAccaaactaactaaaattaaaaccatTCATGCCAAGTGAATTCACTCAAGTTTACATGACACAAattccaaaatccaaattaacTCCACCAAACAACCGGCAAAAATTGGTTGGTCATATCTGCAGTGGCACTTATTCCAGCTGTCCAGCAATCAGTACACCCACCACTTTGACTGactacaggaaaaaaaaaagccaaaaagaAACTGTTTACAGAGCATTGTTTTACTTTTAAATGTGTGCACAATATTCCAGAGGGGCAGAAAATTGTCCCTTCTTGGCCAAATTTACTAAATATAGATAAACCCACATTTgccaaacaaattaaacaagTTACACTAAAATAAAATGCTTCCACCAATTTCCGCCCAAACAGCTGAAACTAGCGGGCTTACCTTGTTTATCATATCAGTGGCAGCGTTTACCCCCAAAGCCAATTCACTTGACAACGAAGCTATGCCAAACAAAAATGAATCTACTATTTATTGTGTAGCACACGACATTTCTATCCACTACTTTACCCCGCCAACTAGGTGACTCAATCAGCTAAATATGCCACGCCTACTTCACCACCAACCAAACTATCGAATAAAACCTAGCCGAGGCAGCTGAATCGCCATTTCCCAACTTACGAACGCGCCCAATGTTAGAATGAACTACCGACACCAAATCCATCCACGGAGCAGCGCAAACTCGCGGAGCCAGAGAGGGATCGGGGCAGGGAGGAGGCGGCACTCACTTCCGCGGTCGATGAGGAGGAAGTTGGGGAGCGCGCCGGGCTTGGCGCGGAAGTGGCGGTCCCCGTCGTAGGCTTCGCAGGCGTCGGCGTTGTCCTTGGGGTACACGACGGTGCCGGCCATGCTCCCTCCGTACTGCGGCACGCCGAAGTTGCCGATGGCGCTGTCGTGCCTCCCCCGCAGCGACGTCGGCGACGTCACCATCAGGCTGTTCTTCTCCACCACGAACCGAGCCTCCACCACCAtcacaaccgccgccgccgcggcgagcgccagCACCGCCACCAGCGGCAGCCCCGCCGGCCCCCGCATCGCGCCCACCGCAGCGCAGCGCTCGCTCCCCCTCGCTCGCTgactgctccggcggcggcgcgagggttTAGATCGGAGGCGAAgcgaagcagcagcagtggaGAAAGATGGGAGCGgtttatttctctctctctttagcTCGAGTGGTGGACCGGGTGCTGGCGACTGTCTCACTGACGAGGCGGGCCCGCTTGTGGACCGAGTGCATGGAGCTCGGATGCGTGGGGGGGAGCGGGCAGCAATGGGCAAGGAGGCTGACACGTGGGCTCGGGTATctctgggcccacctgtcagcgtggGCGGCCGTCCCGCGTGTTCCGCGTGAGGAAGTCGCGTGGACCGGCCGGGTGGAGGGAGGCGTATCGTGGCGGATTATCGTTGGGGCCTACGGTCAGTGTGACGTGTGGGGATTTCGTGACGTGTACCGACCAATCGGGTAACTTCTCGCCGCTTGGCTTTTTTGTGATTCTCCTTGCCACTTTTGTAGAGTTCGGTTTCTTCCGCGAAGAACACCAGGCCCAGGCCCAAAGAGCTAAGCTCTGGATGTCCATTCAAAATCGGAATAAGTTCAGTTTTGATCTCTCTAATTTGTCGTATAGTCTGAAATTCGTTCCTGGACCATCAatccctcaacttataaaaccatgcaaacgagatccctcggcagtattaTTCTCGGTTTTGCCTGAtatggcacctacgtggctccTTTAACTAGTTCTTCGTCATACGAGACATTAACGTGGCGTTTACGTGGCAATTGGatgtgaaaaataataaaactcgtaagacccacatgtcagtttcacacacataataataaaaaaaaaggtttgttggaaccatgccaccctaattttgcaaaatttgagatatgccacccgtatctcaatgacatataagacccacatgagtcaatgacatgtgggtcagggtggcatatcacaaattttaaattttacaaaatttgtgtggcatggttcaaaatatcccataaaaaaaaggtaaggcCATGTGGcctcacatgtcatcctcactactcccctcttttctctatcctctctctcatgGCCATCGACCTCGGCATGGGGATATGCACGTACCACAACGCCTCTAAGTAGCATCACCACCAGCGCATATAAATTTAGAGTAGTTAATTTTGAACCTTGATGAGATCAAACGGTTTGAGCGTAACAATATGTTAACAACAGAATTTTACATCAAACTCGGAGAGGAAGGAATAAGATTGAAACGGATTTGGTGCAAATATCGAGTTAAATTCAAAGTCGTACTACACATCAGCTGGGATAAAGCTTGACTTAGCTGATATGGCAAGAGGCCGATACGATATAGCTTGGGCTCGGTATAGGCCTAGATTGAGATAACTGTCATTGCTAATTAGAGATAGAGCTCGATTAaggcaattatatatattgattagGATATTTATGTTGGTTTTTGTTAGAGATATGGCAAGAATCCACCTTATAGACTtatttgtattttatcttttaggaaagtttgaattgtgtccataatggactaaGTTTGTACTTGGGGTATAGATATAGACCTCAGATCATTGTAAAAGAGGATGGGCAaatccaatacaacttcggTGCATCGTCACTCTTTTTGGTTCTTCTTTTTAGCGAGTTCTCTCGACAAGAGGTAACTTGTCTCGATGGCTTGTGATATCGGAGCTATTATGTCGCTTTAGATGTTCGAATCATTTTATCATGACCATCtgctatcatatgtcttagttaatctagtcttagtatctcgATTTAGCCCTATCAGCTGGTTCTCGCTTTACGGTTCTCGCCAATATCGGCTAAATtgtcttgctagattagattagctaaggcatctaccatcCTAAAAAGTGGTTAAttacttgattgtttagactttaggtTTCTTTACATACTTtgagatgcatcatccctagtctTGTCTTGAACCCTAAAATCTAACCTGGAGTTAATCATAATTAaggatagtatcggagtttcagccgatcttacatAATATACATGCTTCTTTActatttttatgtatatttgccacttatataGATAGTTAAccctatataaatatatcaagtCTAGATCAGTATCGGTCGGGTTGTCAAAGTTGGTAAGTGATCGCTATTTCATATATTTCTGTAGATTGATTTgtttatataaatttgtattAGAATATTAGCTAGTACGCTATCTTTATTTATCTATCTTTCTCTAAATAATGTTCCATCGGCTATTTCTATAGTAGTCTGAAATATATTTGATAAACCAAATAATATTACAACCGATGAGACATATTTAGATTTTATGCTTAATTTATATATCAATACATAGCTGATCTGGTCTAAATATATCAACTGGGATCACCAACGACAGGTCATTGGcctatcggctatcggctgactCACTCTATTTGTTATTTTCCTTGCTGGTTGCAGGTTCAAACCAGCTGGCACACCCTTGACATACTCGAGGCTAGccttggacctacactggagttaagcagatctcctacgCCGTCATGTTTCCCGTCAACACAATGGAAATGGATGTGTGTGTTCATAGGTTCAGATCGAGGAAGTTGCTGAGCTAGAGTCCTCCATGCACGCATGCCGCAATGGCGGTGGTTGCTTCCACGACGAACAACGGTGGCGGCCGCTTGGCGGCAAGAGGTCTCGCACGACGACCACAGCTCCACCGCTTGGGACTCCCTTGTCCCGCTCGCATCGTCTCAGTCATCCTCGCCCTCCAACTTCCATCATCTAACAAGCATCTAACAAGCATCGGTAAGGCCGAATGGCTCCAGTGGCAGCCGTAGCAAGAAGAGCCCCGAACCTAAGCAGGCAGAGATGGGCATGCAAGCGGGGGTGAAGGATATGTGCCGACAGAGGGAGAAGGTCGATAGAGCGGAGCTGGCAGCAGCCGGAGCATGCCTGCGGAGCAGAGAGGTGGATCGGCGGCGGGGGGCAAAGGAATGGGCAGCAACAGCGGAGGGTGGTCAGAGGAAGAGCTCGAGCGGTCGTCGGCGAATGCGACAGTTGTGGCGGGTGCAACAGTGGTTGACAACGATGATCTGCTCCACTCTACCGGCCTGCTTTGGCCGCCGCCATTCCGCCCACCCTACTCCGCCCCTCTCcgctccatcccgccgccgccctgctctgCTCTAGTCACCCCCGTTCCAGCCACCGCCTGCCCGCTCCACCATtcgaagaaagagagaggagatagagagaagaggggagtagtgaggatgacatgtggggccacattGGGccatcttttttgttattttgtgtGCGAAGCTGTCATGCGGACCCCAagagttttattatttttccgaatCCAATGGTCACATAAGCGTCGCGTCAATGCACATAGGACAAAAACCTAGTCAAATGAGCCACATCAGCCAAACGGGGACAATACTACCGAAAGGCCTCGTTTGTACTGGTTTTGTAGctgggggatgcgttgtatcagATTTTGCGGTCTAGAAATTAATTTCGAACTCGATGATAAATTAAGGGacataaagtgaacttattccttcaaAATCAATGACCAATACTTCGATCACCCACAAAGACTTTGGGGCTTAAGCTGTACTACTCCGTACATAtacatttcttttctttggtcAAACATATAAAACGGTTAGGgtaaaatttcattaaacttTTAAGATTAGGAAagtcaattttattttagaataagtTTATAAGGTATTATGATAGCATTTTTCAAAACATCCATAACATTTTAAAGCATctcttttgttttaaaaataagCATTGAGAGAAATTAGAGATGCTCAAAATTCAATAGTTTAACCTAAAGTTATCctaaacataaaaatatttacgACCGAAAGAATAGTGAATTGGGCACAGCTTAGAACAAACTACCAGTGGCCCAGCAGACAGGGTTGGCCTGTTAAACCAAAGCTGGCTCTAAGGTTTCTATTCGGTAacgatgaagataaaaattaaggatatatattttttaatttataataattaacactcaattaatcatgtaacTAATTATATGGTGACTCATGAATTAGCTCAGCTAGCTAAGAGATTGAATAGCTGTGCAGTTTGGCGGTTTGATGCTCCTCTCTGCAACTTACAACTGTTGATTGTAATCTCCCGGGTTGAGTAAGGGGATGTTTGGATGGGAAAATTTTTAGTACCTATCACATTTGATGTTTTGACaacgtagactaatgacaaaacctaTTCTATTACTctgaactaattcgcgagacgatctctggagcctaattaatccatgattagcctatgtgatgctacattaacatgtgctaattatagattaattaggcttaaaaaatttgtcacaccaattagctctcatttatataattagtttgtaagtagtctatatttaatattaaaaattaatgtctaaatatccgatgtgacagggactaaagtttagttcttggatccaaacaccacctaataaATTCACcctttcctcgcaaaaaaaaatatgttttcatgTTTTGTGTGtccttaatcttcatcttcatcttcagtgGTTACAAACACTACCTAacaactaagggtgtgtttagttcgcgaaaaaaaaatatttgggtgtcacattggacgtttgatcggatgtcggaacgagttttcggacacgaataaaaaaactaatttcataacttgttTGGAAACCGCGAAACGagtttattaagcctaattaatccgtcattaccacatgtgggttattgtagcacttatggctaatcatagactaattaggctcaaaagattcgtctcgcgatttccatgcaaattgtgtaattagttttttaatctacatttaatgctctatgcatgtgtccaaagattcgatgtgacattTTTGGGCAAAAATTTTTTGTGAAGAAGCCTTGTTTTGTTGGGGAAaaattttgggtttggttgtcatatcggatatacggacacatattttgaagtattaaacatagtctaataacaaacaaattacatattctgccaactgtgagacaaatttattaagcctaattaatccgtcattagcaaatgtttactgtagcaccacattgtcaaatcttggcgcaattagacttaaaagattcatctcgcaatttacatgcaatttgtgtaattggttttttccctACATTTAGTACTTCGTATatatgttcaaacattcgatgtgataacatgaaaatttttgttttgggtgtcacatcggacgtttaaCTCAGGCGGggtacgaatgaaaaaactaatttcatgactcgcctggaaatcgcgagacgaatttattaagcttaattaatccgtcattagcacatatggttTACTAtggcacttatagctaatcatggactaattatgctcaaaagatttgtctccgATTTCCGTGcaaatttagttttttatttatatttaatgctccatgtatgtgtccaaagattcaatgtgacgtttttggaaaaaaaaatttaggaactaaacaaggcttcACGGTGTGTTgagttctttgggtgtaaagttttttaagtatacggacgtacatttgaagtattaaacgtagactaataacaaaataaatcacagattccacctgtaatTAAACTGCGAGAGGAATTTGTTAAGCCTAAtcaatccgtcattagtaaatgtttactgtagcatcacaacgtcaaatcatggcgtaattatccttaaaagattcgtctcgcaatttacatgtaaactgtgcaattggttttttttctccacatttaatgccacatgcatgtgtccaaacatttgatgtgacgtctttagccaaaatttaaacatttaatgtgacgtCTTTAgccaaatttttttatctaagagcctgttcactttgatgccatttcaaccttaccaaatttttggtaagttaaaaaaaaaggctacatttagtttgttgccaaattttggtaagtaagtttttttttttcatcaaagtgaaccAATGCCTAACCCTCTAGCCCTCTTTCTGAATTCAGTTTTCTACATTATCTACCCTAAGGTGGTGTTCTTCTCTCAAATACGAAGATTTAAGTTTAGAAGATTAagtttttacgcaaaacgaggtggcattaacatataattaattgagttttaattattacaaacttgaaaatagattaatataatattttaaagcaactttcatatataaaattttcgcacgaaacacaccgtttagcaatttgaaaagcatacCACAAATATCTTAATCTTTAACCAACTCAtgttggagaaaagaagagGACCTAACTTAATCCGTGTTTGATTCAGAGGGTTTACTTTTTCTCAAAAATGAAACAATACTTCAGAATAAACTGGACATACATCAGCATGCAGGTTCCAATTGAGGTATCTTTTCTGCATTACAGAATCATCATGTGGCCAGCAGCAAGATGCTGAGTACCTCCAGGCCACCATGAGCCAAGCAGATAAATTGTGCTCTAACAGTTCTCAGACGAAACTATGCATCTAATCTGACTTTTAACATATAGCAATCCTACATCAGCACGGCGTCCTAACAGAGGACCCCGGATGGGCAAAAAAAACGAGACTTGATGTTTCGCAGCACAATGCAACCATCGGCCATCAAGAGATCCAGATCTTCGCTTCGCTCATCAAACCTGCAAAGAATATCGGTGATTTGGCATCTTTGAAATACAGTGCAAATCGACAAATTGGTCGAGAAAACAATCAATTGGATTGTAAATAAGCATGAACCTTTTCCCCCTTAGGAGAAGTGCAGAGTCTAACATGGTTAAAATAAGGTGAGAAAAGCAGGTCAAGCACAATTAGCAATGGTCCCAAGTCCAAACTATCCATTCTAGTCATTCGACCATTTTGCAGTAGATGCCATAAAACAAATGGACCATCAAGTTCGATAGAAAATGGATATTACATTGTAAAGAGAAATTTTGCACAGACAGCTTTAGATTTGATTTCAACATTCATAATCAGATTAGCGACTTATCAGAAGGTTTGAGATGCAAGTGGTATGGTAGACAGTGCTTGTGAGCAATGAACAAAAATTGTCAAAAGGGCAGGTAGAACCACAGaaatattaaatactactcAATTACATCAGGAGACCTGACCCAGTTGTGTTATCAGAAATTACGTAGTTATTTGATTAAGGAACTGGTATTGAcacaagtttatttttcaaaacaatTGAACTGTCACAGCATAATTTCTGCATATATGAAGCTCAGTTCAACAGAAGGCATATAACAAGCATGCAAAGATGACCAAAGTGTTTTACAgaactaaaaataatataacaGATTGATACCCATACCTCTCACTTCCAAGGGAGCACTGAACAGTAATT
The sequence above is drawn from the Oryza glaberrima chromosome 10, OglaRS2, whole genome shotgun sequence genome and encodes:
- the LOC127786221 gene encoding vacuolar-sorting receptor 3-like; this encodes MRGPAGLPLVAVLALAAAAAVVMVVEARFVVEKNSLMVTSPTSLRGRHDSAIGNFGVPQYGGSMAGTVVYPKDNADACEAYDGDRHFRAKPGALPNFLLIDRGNCLFAKKVWNAQNAGASAVLVVDDKDEPLITMDLPREDDEAAKYIQNITIPSALIDKKFGEQLKKAIKDGEMVNVNLDWREAVPHPDDRVEYELWTNSNDECGPKCDMLMNFLKEFKGAAQLLEKGGYSQFTPHYITWYCPQAFVVSKQCKSQCINHGRYCAPDPEQDFSTGYEGKDVVVENLRQLCVFQVAKESKKPWIWWDYVTDFHIRCPMKDKKYNKKCAETVIKSLGLDVKKVDKCMGDPNADSDHPLLKMEQDAQIGKGSRGDVTILPTLVVNNRQYRGKLERKAVLKAICAGFEETTEPNVCLSDEMETNECLNDNGGCWQDKAANVTACRDTFRGRVCECPTFNGVQFKGDGYSNCEPAGPGKCLINHGGCWHETRNGKTFSACQESGNGKCQCPAGFRGDGVKKCEDINECKEKKACQCPECSCRDTWGDYECTCSGDLLYIKEHDTCISKTAVQGKAAWAAVWGILIVLVVVAAGSYVVYKYRLRSYMDSEIRAIMAQYMPLDSQGEVPNHTNDEEHH